The following coding sequences are from one Dermacentor andersoni chromosome 5, qqDerAnde1_hic_scaffold, whole genome shotgun sequence window:
- the LOC126531189 gene encoding uncharacterized protein isoform X2, with protein sequence MERPPQQPSVSPSAFLEKEMPEIYDQVRIHNRESTGQLLRSWQASLFSNPKEDGKCDEQYLDIGCGPGNFTRNYLLPLCPPSMRRLVAVDNSHSMIDYARREHGDPKIEHRMLDITADDEVSQFIETEGQFDRVYSFLTFHWIHDKCAALRNVERLTAPGGECLIVFNPHPGPLQLSKAMMNSERWKKYTDVLKNVAPDFPDTHDPTYLRNYLINIVKSTSLVPLSCELVRVEATSASMDDLSRLFLPNNPVYSLLTEEGKAELEHFAKEQMKHGHCSNYSSTGTTRELRFVFHGYKP encoded by the exons ATGGAGCGTCCGCCTCAACAGCCCAGCGTTTCGCCGTCGGCGTTCCTCGAAAAAGAGATGCCCGAGATCTACGACCAGGTCAGGATTCACAACCGGGAGTCCACGGGACAGCTTCTGAGAAGCTGGCAGGCATCGTTATTCTCCAACCCGAAAGAAGACGGCAAATGCGACGAGCAGTATCTGGACATCGGTTGCGGCCCGGGTAACTTCACGCGTAACTACCTGCTCCCGCTATGCCCGCCATCAATGAGAAGACTGGTGGCGGTGGACAACTCGCACTCCATGATCGACTACGCTAGGCGAGAACACGGCGACCCGAAGATCGAGCACCGCATGCTGGACATTACGGCCGACGACGAGGTGTCACAGTTCATCGAAACTGAAGGGCAGTTCGATCGCGTCTATTCCTTCCTGACGTTTCATTGGATACACGACAAATGTGCAGCGCTGAGAAACGTCGAGCGCCTTACGGCTCCAGGCGGGGAGTGCCTGATCGTATTTAATCCTCATCCTGGACCGCTACAGCTTTCCAAAGCAATGATGAATTCGGAGCGATGGAAGAAATACACCGAC GTGCTGAAGAATGTTGCGCCCGACTTTCCCGACACTCACGACCCAACGTACCTAAGGAACTACCTTATCAACATCGTGAAATCAACCTCTCTCGTGCCGCTGTCGTGCGAGCTGGTGCGTGTGGAAGCCACCAGTGCAAGCATGGACGACCTATCGC GTTTATTTTTGCCTAACAACCCTGTCTACTCGCTCCTGACCGAAGAAGGCAAAGCCGAGTTGGAGCACTTCGCCAAGGAACAGATGAAGCACGGGCATTGCTCAAACTATTCAAGCACGGGTACAACTCGGGAGCTCAGATTTGTCTTTCACGGATATAAGCCGTAG